One genomic segment of Paenibacillus xylanexedens includes these proteins:
- a CDS encoding NAD(P)/FAD-dependent oxidoreductase, with product MKKVIVVGSGILGASTAYQLAKHGAEVIIVDRKDIGQATDAAAGIICPWLSQRRNQDWYQLAKAGARFYPGIIAELEGEGETETGYAQVGALSIHTDEDKINKMEERAHLRKEDAPEIGDITPLDDKETRERFPLLDERYQSVHISGAARIDGRALRDALIRSAQRNGAEVIHGDATLQFEADRVIGVSVNDQRFLADEVVVCAGAWAKELLKPLGVHFKVHYQKAQIMHLHVTDGEDTGRWPVIMPPSDQYLLAFDQQKIVIGATHENDVEGYDTKVTAGGIQEVLNKGLELAPGLANSTFQEVRVGFRPFTPGFLPVMGAVPGWQGLITANGLGASGLTMGPFIGSQLAKLALGMELDIDIEPYTVGKAMDEIERGGS from the coding sequence ATGAAGAAAGTCATCGTAGTCGGATCGGGTATTCTGGGGGCATCAACAGCCTATCAATTAGCCAAACATGGCGCAGAGGTCATCATCGTAGATCGAAAAGATATAGGACAGGCAACGGATGCAGCTGCCGGTATCATCTGTCCATGGCTGTCACAGCGTCGCAATCAGGACTGGTATCAGCTCGCCAAGGCTGGTGCGCGGTTCTATCCTGGCATCATAGCGGAGCTTGAAGGCGAAGGAGAAACGGAAACCGGTTATGCTCAAGTGGGCGCGCTTAGTATTCATACGGACGAGGATAAAATCAACAAGATGGAAGAGCGGGCCCATCTTCGCAAAGAGGATGCACCGGAGATTGGCGACATTACACCTCTTGATGACAAAGAAACCCGTGAACGTTTTCCATTGCTGGATGAACGTTATCAATCGGTACATATCAGTGGTGCTGCACGTATAGATGGAAGGGCGCTGCGCGATGCCTTGATCCGATCTGCACAGCGGAATGGAGCGGAAGTGATCCATGGAGACGCCACGCTTCAATTCGAAGCGGATCGGGTCATTGGTGTGAGTGTTAATGATCAGCGTTTCCTTGCAGATGAAGTCGTTGTCTGTGCAGGTGCATGGGCCAAAGAACTGCTGAAGCCACTAGGCGTACACTTTAAAGTGCATTATCAAAAGGCACAAATTATGCATCTACATGTCACGGATGGGGAGGATACAGGCCGCTGGCCTGTGATCATGCCACCTTCTGATCAATATCTGCTGGCCTTTGATCAACAGAAGATTGTGATTGGTGCCACTCATGAAAATGATGTGGAGGGTTATGATACAAAAGTAACTGCAGGGGGCATACAGGAAGTTTTGAATAAAGGCCTGGAACTGGCGCCGGGGCTCGCCAATAGCACATTCCAGGAGGTAAGAGTTGGGTTCCGTCCGTTCACACCTGGCTTTCTACCAGTAATGGGGGCTGTCCCAGGCTGGCAAGGTCTGATTACCGCGAATGGACTTGGAGCCTCTGGACTGACCATGGGTCCTTTTATCGGGAGTCAACTGGCGAAACTAGCTCTCGGTATGGAACTGGATATCGATATTGAGCCCTACACTGTTGGCAAAGCAATGGATGAAATTGAAAGAGGTGGGTCATGA
- a CDS encoding cytochrome P450, with translation MYKEVIRVEDITGFQSRSEEFFPLHWFRKMLSEHPVYYHEDTDTWNVFRYDDVKQVLSNHEYFSAEGTRTTIAVGAKNNEGTPPDKLNISSIDPPRHQKSRSLLSAAFTPRSLKNWEPRIRNIAEQLVADIEPNTTIDIVQALAAPLPSMVMADLLGIPLTDSHRFKNWVDILFQPTNPKTAEESELKKQTAAKEYYQFLYPIVVYKRTHPGEDIITDLLNVDVEGEKFTEDEVVRTTMLLLGAGIETTSHMVSNTFYSFLYDDPSLYGQLRQNPEWVPLAVEEMLRYRFHNAKRHRTVKQDNQLLGVDLKKGDVVISWMSAANMDEQMFENPFELNIHRRNNKRHLTFGNGPHFCLGAPLARMELSIALTAFVEKIARIEPVESFDLENNLATSAPGQSLTHLPVKIVG, from the coding sequence ATGTATAAAGAAGTGATACGTGTTGAGGACATTACAGGCTTCCAGTCCAGATCTGAAGAGTTTTTCCCACTGCACTGGTTTCGAAAAATGCTGTCCGAGCATCCTGTGTACTATCACGAAGATACAGACACCTGGAATGTGTTCAGATACGATGATGTGAAGCAGGTTCTCAGTAATCATGAGTATTTTTCAGCCGAAGGAACCCGGACAACGATTGCCGTTGGAGCAAAGAACAATGAAGGCACACCTCCAGACAAATTAAACATATCAAGTATCGATCCTCCCCGTCATCAAAAAAGTCGTTCGTTGTTATCGGCTGCTTTTACACCGCGTAGTCTGAAAAACTGGGAGCCACGAATTCGCAACATTGCAGAGCAATTGGTAGCCGATATTGAGCCAAATACGACCATTGATATCGTACAAGCATTAGCTGCTCCGCTGCCTTCCATGGTGATGGCGGACCTGCTCGGCATCCCTCTCACAGACAGCCATCGCTTCAAGAACTGGGTAGATATTCTGTTTCAACCCACCAATCCAAAGACGGCTGAGGAGAGTGAACTGAAAAAGCAAACTGCCGCGAAAGAGTACTATCAATTCCTGTACCCCATTGTGGTTTATAAACGGACTCATCCGGGTGAGGATATCATTACGGATCTGTTGAACGTCGATGTTGAGGGGGAGAAGTTCACGGAGGATGAGGTTGTTCGCACGACCATGCTTCTGCTTGGAGCCGGTATAGAGACAACGAGTCATATGGTTTCAAATACGTTCTATTCCTTCCTCTACGATGACCCGAGCTTGTATGGGCAACTCAGGCAGAACCCCGAATGGGTTCCGCTCGCAGTGGAAGAAATGCTTCGTTATCGGTTCCATAATGCCAAGCGGCATCGGACAGTAAAGCAGGATAATCAACTGCTCGGAGTGGATTTGAAAAAAGGAGATGTTGTCATCTCCTGGATGAGTGCAGCCAATATGGATGAACAGATGTTTGAAAACCCCTTTGAGCTGAATATTCATCGTCGGAATAACAAAAGACATCTTACCTTTGGTAATGGCCCACACTTTTGTCTAGGTGCCCCGCTGGCAAGAATGGAACTCAGCATTGCCTTGACAGCATTTGTGGAGAAGATTGCTCGGATTGAACCGGTGGAGTCCTTTGATCTGGAGAATAATCTGGCCACTTCAGCTCCTGGGCAGTCGTTGACCCATCTTCCAGTGAAGATCGTTGGGTAG
- a CDS encoding DHA2 family efflux MFS transporter permease subunit, translating to MILGAFLATLNQTIMSVATPELMGDFNISAATAQWLTTGYMLVNGVLIPITAYFMQRFSTKQLFQASMFIFLIGTIVSALATNFGTLLTGRMIQAAGAGIIMPLLMNVILTLFAPEKRGSAMGMVGFAIIFAPAIGPTLAGYVLENYSWQTMFYGMIPLTLIVIAFAFVYLKNVSERVSTKFDTISVVLSTIGFGALLYGFSRAGSLGWSSAEVLICIAAGIVALALFTWRQLVSETPLLDLRAFKYNMFSLTTVISIAITMIMYADMMLLPLYLQNARGYTALESGLLLLPGALVMGFLMPVAGKLFDRFGAKWLAVIGMVITIVTTIGFIDLTDSTSYGYLVLMSTGRRIGMALLMMPIQTAGLNQLPPRLGAHGTAISNTVRQVAGAVGTSLLVSVMTSRTTAHVQDMMATGAANGLSQQQLATESMIQGINDAYVVIIGIAVVGLVLSFFIKRTKQAKEEEIKQVVRQKVSMNSN from the coding sequence ATGATTTTGGGAGCCTTCCTTGCAACGTTGAATCAAACGATCATGAGTGTCGCTACACCGGAACTGATGGGTGATTTTAACATCTCCGCTGCAACAGCACAATGGTTAACAACAGGTTACATGCTGGTGAACGGGGTGCTGATCCCCATTACAGCCTACTTCATGCAACGCTTTTCAACCAAGCAATTATTCCAAGCATCAATGTTTATTTTCCTGATTGGTACCATCGTATCCGCTCTTGCAACCAACTTCGGCACATTGCTGACAGGACGCATGATTCAGGCAGCGGGCGCCGGCATTATCATGCCGCTCTTGATGAACGTTATTTTGACCTTGTTTGCTCCTGAAAAACGTGGATCTGCGATGGGTATGGTTGGCTTTGCCATCATTTTCGCCCCTGCAATCGGGCCTACCCTTGCCGGTTATGTTCTGGAAAACTACTCTTGGCAAACGATGTTCTACGGCATGATTCCATTAACCCTTATTGTCATTGCCTTTGCGTTTGTATACCTGAAGAATGTATCCGAACGGGTTAGTACGAAGTTCGACACGATCAGTGTGGTGCTGTCCACGATCGGATTTGGTGCATTGCTCTATGGTTTCAGCAGAGCAGGAAGTCTGGGATGGTCAAGTGCAGAAGTTCTTATCTGCATTGCGGCTGGAATTGTTGCTCTTGCGCTGTTCACATGGCGTCAGCTCGTATCTGAAACTCCCCTGCTTGATCTGCGGGCTTTCAAGTACAACATGTTCTCCCTGACCACGGTTATTAGTATCGCGATTACAATGATCATGTATGCTGACATGATGTTGCTTCCCTTGTATCTCCAGAACGCACGTGGTTACACTGCACTGGAGTCCGGATTATTACTGCTCCCGGGTGCTCTTGTCATGGGCTTCCTGATGCCTGTAGCCGGAAAATTGTTTGACCGATTTGGAGCGAAATGGCTCGCTGTTATCGGGATGGTGATCACCATCGTGACGACAATTGGTTTCATCGACTTAACGGATTCAACCAGTTATGGTTACCTGGTATTAATGTCTACCGGCCGCCGAATTGGTATGGCTCTGCTCATGATGCCGATTCAGACTGCGGGACTTAACCAACTGCCACCAAGACTTGGTGCACACGGTACAGCTATCTCCAACACCGTCAGACAAGTGGCTGGCGCTGTAGGTACTTCATTGCTCGTAAGTGTCATGACCTCCCGTACAACGGCACACGTACAGGATATGATGGCGACTGGTGCAGCCAATGGTCTCAGTCAACAACAGCTTGCTACAGAATCCATGATCCAGGGTATCAATGATGCTTATGTTGTTATCATCGGTATCGCTGTTGTGGGATTGGTCCTTTCCTTCTTTATCAAACGCACCAAACAAGCCAAAGAGGAAGAAATCAAACAGGTGGTAAGACAAAAAGTTTCCATGAATTCAAATTAA
- a CDS encoding TetR/AcrR family transcriptional regulator → MKDEKKSAVDPRILRTRQLIRSAFVELLQEMDIEKLSVNKIAERATINRVTFYLHYRDITDMMEKMADEMIENIERIVDEYAPHFEKQRTEDAWPVLVKLLEHFAENASFYQVVLATKRTPIFTERLLKLLSTLVKAKIERVEMEDELEESGIHKEIAIWYGSSALIGTIVSWLRNDMPYSPHFLAKQFSLIRSYSYNDLI, encoded by the coding sequence GTGAAAGACGAGAAGAAATCAGCCGTGGACCCAAGAATATTGCGAACACGTCAGTTAATTCGAAGTGCATTTGTTGAGTTACTGCAGGAAATGGATATTGAAAAATTGTCAGTGAACAAAATTGCCGAACGAGCGACGATTAATCGGGTAACCTTTTACCTGCACTATCGAGATATTACGGATATGATGGAGAAGATGGCCGACGAGATGATTGAGAATATTGAACGGATCGTGGATGAATACGCTCCTCATTTTGAGAAACAAAGGACGGAAGATGCTTGGCCTGTTCTGGTCAAGTTACTGGAGCATTTTGCAGAGAACGCCTCGTTCTATCAGGTGGTACTTGCTACGAAGCGCACACCGATTTTTACCGAACGACTGCTCAAATTGTTGAGTACGCTGGTCAAAGCCAAAATTGAACGGGTAGAGATGGAGGATGAACTCGAAGAATCCGGCATTCACAAGGAGATTGCAATCTGGTACGGTTCTTCCGCCCTGATTGGTACCATTGTCTCCTGGTTGCGCAACGATATGCCTTATTCACCTCATTTCCTGGCGAAACAATTCTCGTTGATTCGCTCGTACTCTTATAATGACCTGATATAG
- a CDS encoding GNAT family N-acetyltransferase, with product MKYSAERIYMRFWNVDDASLLLDLQVRNRAEIENISASDREESFYSLEGQRSRIESWNKKREEGTRYSFGIFLHTTDELVGEISLFEIILDSTPKWIVGYVTDTLHQGKGYMSEALQCVLEFAKHETAITRIEAGAVPDNTGSIRVLQKAGFKEKGSQPVPIQGTLKEHTMFAVDIL from the coding sequence ATGAAATATAGTGCAGAACGTATCTATATGAGATTTTGGAATGTGGATGATGCCTCATTGCTTCTGGATCTACAGGTTCGCAATCGTGCGGAAATCGAGAACATATCAGCAAGTGATCGGGAGGAGTCTTTCTACAGCTTGGAGGGGCAAAGGTCACGCATTGAGAGCTGGAACAAGAAGAGAGAAGAAGGAACTCGCTATTCTTTTGGTATTTTTCTACATACTACGGATGAACTCGTCGGTGAAATTTCTTTGTTCGAGATCATACTGGATTCTACCCCAAAATGGATCGTTGGTTATGTGACGGATACTCTGCATCAAGGAAAAGGATATATGAGCGAAGCCCTGCAATGTGTACTGGAATTTGCCAAACACGAAACTGCAATTACTCGAATCGAAGCTGGCGCTGTACCCGATAATACAGGTTCCATCCGTGTCCTTCAAAAGGCAGGATTCAAGGAGAAGGGGTCACAGCCTGTGCCAATCCAGGGAACGTTGAAAGAACATACGATGTTTGCTGTGGATATACTATAA
- a CDS encoding response regulator transcription factor: protein MATILVADDDANIRELVCLFLKNDGFTTVEAADGKEALTIYGETPVDLVVLDIMMPVMDGWALCKELRRANPDLPLLMLTARGETWEKVKGFELGTDDYLTKPFDPLELTARVRALLKRYKIGSTHTIQFGNVILDRQTYKVMRGTESLTLPLKEFELLYKLAGTPGQVYTREQLIDQIWGIDYAGDDRTIDVHIKRLRERFSTTPDFRIETVRGLGYRLEVHE, encoded by the coding sequence ATGGCTACTATACTCGTTGCAGACGACGATGCGAACATTCGTGAACTCGTCTGTCTATTTCTCAAAAACGATGGATTCACAACAGTGGAAGCTGCGGACGGTAAGGAAGCTCTCACTATATATGGCGAAACTCCAGTGGATCTGGTCGTCCTTGATATTATGATGCCTGTCATGGACGGCTGGGCACTGTGCAAAGAACTCCGAAGAGCCAATCCCGACCTCCCGTTACTCATGCTGACGGCGAGAGGAGAGACTTGGGAGAAGGTGAAAGGATTCGAACTGGGTACGGATGATTATTTGACCAAACCGTTTGATCCATTAGAGCTGACCGCTCGTGTCCGAGCATTATTGAAACGATACAAAATCGGCTCCACACACACAATCCAGTTTGGCAACGTCATTCTGGACCGTCAGACGTATAAGGTGATGAGAGGCACGGAGTCGCTTACGTTACCACTTAAGGAGTTCGAATTGCTGTATAAGCTTGCTGGAACACCAGGACAAGTCTATACACGTGAGCAATTAATCGATCAGATATGGGGTATTGATTACGCGGGAGATGATCGAACAATAGACGTACATATTAAGCGCCTGCGCGAACGATTCTCGACTACACCTGATTTTCGGATTGAAACGGTGCGTGGGCTAGGGTACAGACTTGAGGTCCATGAATGA
- a CDS encoding sensor histidine kinase, with protein MIRSLYIRVVLTFLVSVITGTIISFFMSTWIFEDQLNENAQINIRNFGQDVVQIYKTLPADEAESFVSRMKQLDSYHIRIYDETGKFKSYGKLNEHKSSPVSTDQLKKVLNGGVVQDTPKGIATVLLGLPIKTETGTRAMFLETLSPPSASFVVQFGLIFASCSLIVGSLLIVVASVYLVRPIKKLTKATKRIAAGDFNVKLNIKQTTEIGTLARSFEEMMHDLQQLEQMRREFVTNVSHEVQSPLTSISGYASALKQVNLSEQERNRYLDIIISEAKRMSKMSDSLLKLSLLESQSQQLRLTTLSLDEQIRRVIVALQPQWSGRNIHFELDLENVKVTADHDQLNQVWTNIIGNSIKFSEDGGMIKVSIEEDFKNVTVRISDTGIGIPLEDQKRIFDRFFKADRSHSRKYEGSGMGLAIVKQIVSLHQGDIRVESEPGQGTTFMITLPIHPPTDS; from the coding sequence ATGATCAGATCCTTATATATTCGTGTTGTTCTGACCTTTCTGGTGTCAGTCATCACAGGCACGATTATTTCATTTTTTATGTCAACCTGGATATTCGAAGATCAATTGAATGAAAATGCTCAAATTAACATACGCAACTTTGGCCAGGACGTTGTGCAGATTTATAAGACGCTGCCTGCTGATGAAGCAGAATCATTCGTTAGTAGAATGAAACAACTTGATTCGTATCATATTCGAATTTATGATGAAACGGGCAAGTTCAAGTCTTATGGGAAGCTTAACGAACATAAATCATCACCCGTATCGACGGATCAACTCAAGAAGGTGTTAAACGGAGGGGTTGTGCAGGACACACCTAAAGGTATCGCTACCGTTCTTTTGGGGCTACCGATCAAGACGGAAACGGGTACAAGAGCGATGTTTCTAGAAACACTCTCACCGCCCTCAGCCTCTTTTGTGGTCCAGTTTGGCTTGATTTTTGCAAGCTGTTCCTTGATTGTAGGAAGTTTGTTGATTGTGGTTGCTTCTGTATATCTGGTTAGACCGATCAAAAAATTGACCAAAGCGACCAAACGGATTGCAGCTGGAGATTTCAACGTCAAGCTGAACATTAAACAAACGACGGAGATTGGTACATTGGCCCGCAGCTTTGAAGAAATGATGCATGATCTTCAGCAGTTGGAGCAGATGCGCAGGGAATTCGTTACCAATGTTTCGCATGAGGTTCAGTCTCCGCTCACCTCGATATCCGGTTACGCTTCGGCACTGAAGCAAGTAAATCTCTCAGAACAAGAACGAAACCGTTACCTGGATATTATCATCTCTGAAGCAAAAAGAATGTCCAAAATGAGCGATAGCCTGCTGAAGCTGAGTTTGCTTGAATCGCAGTCACAGCAACTACGGCTCACCACCTTAAGCCTTGATGAACAGATCAGGCGGGTCATCGTGGCGCTTCAGCCGCAATGGTCTGGGCGCAACATTCATTTCGAGCTTGATTTGGAGAACGTGAAGGTAACGGCTGATCACGATCAGTTAAATCAGGTATGGACAAACATCATCGGAAATAGCATCAAGTTTTCCGAGGATGGCGGTATGATTAAAGTCAGTATCGAAGAGGACTTCAAAAATGTGACTGTTCGAATATCCGACACGGGCATTGGAATTCCCTTGGAAGACCAGAAGCGTATATTCGACCGCTTTTTCAAGGCTGATCGTTCCCACAGTCGTAAATACGAAGGGAGTGGTATGGGACTTGCTATCGTTAAACAGATCGTGTCCCTTCATCAGGGTGACATCCGAGTGGAAAGCGAACCTGGTCAAGGCACGACCTTTATGATCACGTTGCCTATCCATCCACCAACGGATAGTTAG
- a CDS encoding alpha/beta fold hydrolase → MTQPAEKKTKNRSRAKKVRNMILKIVGAIGIAIILFLGIVYITNVISSNSETKKIEPYGQHVSVDGKNMNVLIQGEGKETIVLLPGYGTAAPALDFKLLIDELSPYYKVVAVEPFGYGLSDETEKERTTENIVSEVHEALHQLDINKYMLMGHSIAGIYGIDYVNKYPDEVTAFVGIDSSVSTQPGMDAKLPTKMFAFLKKSGLQRLVVKFGDDPYTGLPFDEHTVEQMKMLSSKNSNSSTMLNEMDHISSNFKGAQGLTFPKNLPLLLFVQANNEGVEGWIPLHEGQIKDSVHGKVITMDGEHYLHHTLFKEIAEDVRAFMNEAK, encoded by the coding sequence GTGACACAGCCAGCGGAAAAGAAAACAAAGAATAGATCGAGGGCCAAAAAAGTGAGAAACATGATACTGAAAATAGTAGGAGCAATCGGAATCGCCATTATTCTTTTTCTAGGTATTGTTTATATCACAAATGTGATCAGTAGCAATTCTGAGACGAAAAAGATAGAGCCCTACGGTCAGCATGTATCTGTAGACGGGAAAAATATGAATGTGCTCATTCAAGGTGAAGGCAAGGAAACCATTGTGCTTCTTCCGGGATATGGAACAGCTGCACCGGCGCTTGATTTTAAGCTACTTATCGACGAATTATCTCCATATTACAAAGTTGTTGCAGTTGAACCTTTTGGTTATGGATTGAGTGATGAAACTGAAAAAGAACGAACCACAGAGAACATCGTAAGTGAAGTTCATGAAGCTCTACATCAACTTGATATTAACAAATACATGCTGATGGGCCACTCCATTGCAGGCATTTACGGCATTGATTATGTGAACAAATATCCGGATGAGGTCACGGCATTTGTCGGAATTGATAGCAGTGTTTCAACACAACCGGGTATGGATGCCAAATTACCTACAAAAATGTTCGCATTTCTCAAAAAATCAGGTCTCCAAAGATTAGTGGTCAAATTTGGTGATGATCCTTATACGGGACTCCCATTTGATGAACATACCGTGGAGCAGATGAAAATGCTGTCGAGTAAAAACTCAAATAGTTCCACGATGTTAAATGAAATGGACCATATTTCTTCCAATTTTAAAGGTGCTCAAGGTTTAACTTTCCCTAAAAACCTTCCACTTCTTCTCTTTGTACAAGCCAATAATGAAGGTGTAGAAGGATGGATACCGCTGCATGAAGGGCAGATCAAAGATTCAGTACATGGGAAAGTAATCACAATGGATGGCGAACATTACTTGCACCATACGTTATTCAAAGAAATAGCTGAAGATGTTAGAGCATTCATGAACGAAGCGAAGTAA
- a CDS encoding alpha/beta hydrolase family protein, whose protein sequence is MRLFEILLVLSCFALLVDLLFIKRSAKKTGLGLGIGSSVILVVQFFVEGYRWQLLLVYIMTALFIIIVLFRHSEKMMNLKIGKFLKYSLSSLIVILLVASTALSVYLPVFNLPKPDGPEKVGTQTFHLTDQNRDESFTEDQSDKRELMVQVWYPTENRNNIKRDTLFPKDKERFKKYIQSFSTSLKLPEFVLDYWKYSQTNSYENSEILSSTSPYPVILLSHGMGTSRVLHASQAENLASHGFIVVTIDHTYSTFATLFPDGRVTDYKKSTTTLDERTRTGDIWTKDVEFVIDQIEKLNSGAIESQFKGKIDLDNIGAMGHSFGGATAFNTTYLDQRIKAGVNMDGSLYEVENRDDINKPFMFIRSGSFEDWLANFEKDRNSDDEVTKSLSDELHIMKNVINHGGNVIYIEGTQHFNFTDLQFYSELVKLSGITGDINGKRGSNIVNQYVLDFFNKQLKETGGDLIQGPSDLYPEVKFVDPEEL, encoded by the coding sequence ATGAGATTATTTGAGATACTGTTAGTTCTATCCTGTTTCGCTTTACTCGTAGACCTACTATTTATTAAAAGAAGTGCAAAGAAAACAGGATTGGGTTTGGGGATAGGAAGTAGCGTTATACTCGTAGTTCAATTTTTTGTTGAGGGATACAGATGGCAGTTGCTTTTGGTATATATCATGACGGCTCTATTCATAATCATCGTTTTATTCAGACATTCCGAAAAGATGATGAATCTAAAAATAGGGAAGTTCTTGAAATATAGTTTATCTTCCCTGATTGTCATTCTGCTGGTTGCTTCTACTGCCTTGTCTGTATACTTACCTGTTTTTAATTTGCCGAAGCCGGATGGTCCAGAGAAAGTGGGAACTCAAACATTTCATTTAACGGACCAGAACAGAGACGAAAGCTTCACTGAAGATCAAAGCGATAAGAGGGAACTAATGGTTCAAGTTTGGTACCCTACTGAAAATAGGAATAATATTAAGCGTGACACGCTGTTTCCAAAAGATAAAGAGAGGTTCAAAAAGTATATTCAGAGCTTCTCTACTTCTTTAAAACTGCCTGAATTTGTGCTCGACTATTGGAAGTATAGTCAAACCAACTCTTATGAAAATAGTGAAATATTGTCTTCTACAAGTCCTTATCCCGTGATACTGCTATCTCATGGTATGGGAACCAGTAGAGTTCTACATGCATCACAGGCCGAGAATCTGGCCAGTCATGGGTTTATCGTGGTCACCATCGATCATACGTATAGCACCTTTGCTACCCTTTTTCCAGATGGCCGTGTAACGGATTATAAAAAAAGTACGACTACACTAGATGAACGTACAAGAACAGGGGATATATGGACGAAAGACGTGGAGTTTGTAATCGATCAAATCGAAAAGCTGAATTCAGGTGCAATCGAAAGTCAGTTTAAAGGAAAAATCGATCTAGATAACATCGGCGCGATGGGGCATTCTTTTGGGGGTGCAACCGCGTTTAATACAACGTACTTAGATCAGAGAATCAAGGCCGGGGTTAATATGGATGGGTCACTATATGAAGTGGAAAATAGAGATGATATAAACAAGCCGTTTATGTTCATCCGATCGGGAAGTTTTGAAGACTGGTTAGCCAATTTTGAAAAGGATAGAAATTCGGATGACGAAGTAACTAAATCTCTTTCAGATGAGCTGCACATTATGAAAAATGTTATCAATCATGGGGGAAATGTGATTTATATAGAAGGAACCCAGCACTTCAATTTCACGGATCTTCAATTCTATTCGGAGCTGGTTAAACTGTCCGGGATCACAGGAGATATCAATGGTAAAAGAGGATCAAACATCGTAAATCAATATGTACTCGATTTCTTTAACAAGCAACTGAAAGAAACGGGTGGAGATCTGATTCAGGGGCCGAGCGACTTGTATCCTGAGGTGAAATTTGTAGACCCAGAAGAACTCTAA